From Mytilus galloprovincialis chromosome 9, xbMytGall1.hap1.1, whole genome shotgun sequence, the proteins below share one genomic window:
- the LOC143046632 gene encoding cadherin EGF LAG seven-pass G-type receptor 3-like translates to MSADIPESITSESLVYTISVTDPTNDTVTCVITPATSIFYLQTTSAQFETEIWVRGNQGFVYDTKRQYTLNIECADQRNNDSAEFYVYILRNMPPYFPNLQDKTSVLSRTSAAGQIIYTVQSVDPESDNVQYSLSSNTSNAPFIINQNTGAISLTRSIQTEQEPGYDLYISVSDGRNMVAARSLSVRITDVNSPPHFQVPVQTLTVLENINSGSSVFQPTITDEDLSDVHTFSVVYSPPDGAVYFGVDKSTGLITSLVDIDYETIPFKSFLLVVTGSDSLLEDTTNITLNIQNVNEAPVFTKKYYSLTTSENSGGTIIQNPYYQYTDVDGDTVKFSLDCGADTGRLDINSSSGLLSFSVDYDLDMVGTASQINCKVSITDDEYTDMAYVNITIMDDNDNSPVFVNSEYTFYIPVTSSVGSFVGQVHAVDNDIGNYGNVLYHIALEDFNYGLFDVAQNGSIFVSESLTQYTEGSTLNLTIYGVDPGGREDQTLVYVVFPTTYVAPITSGDGIQYLTFFRYSPNMAWFVPLMVILFATFCVVVHTIYKSNCSCLKNNERSMRRKKRKRPMNSFQTY, encoded by the exons ATGAGTGCAGACATACCGGAAAGTATAACTTCAGAAAGTTTGGTGTATACCATATCGGTGACAGATCCGACCAATGATACAGTTACATGTGTTATTACACCAGCAACTTCTATATTCTACCTCCAAACCACATCAGCGCAATTTG AAACCGAAATATGGGTTCGAGGTAATCAAGGGTTCGTGTATGACACTAAAAGACAATATACTTTAAATATAGAATGTGCTGACCAGCGAAACAATGATTCTGCAGAGTTTTACGTTTACATTCTTCGAAATATGCCTCCATACTTCCCCAATCTTCAAG ATAAAACAAGTGTTTTGTCACGGACATCAGCTGCTGGTCAGATCATTTACACTGTACAAAGTGTAGATCCAGAGAGTGACAACGTACAATATTCTTTGTCATCTAACACTTCGAATGCGCCATTTATAATCAATCAAAACA CTGGAGCTATATCTCTTACTCGCTCTATACAGACTGAACAGGAACCCGGCTATGATTTGTACATCAGTGTATCGGATGGGCGAAATATGGTGGCTGCACGATCTTTATCAGTTCGTATTACAG ATGTTAATTCCCCGCCACATTTCCAAGTTCCTGTGCAGACATTAACtgttttagaaaatataaattcTGGATCGTCCGTATTCCAACCAACAATTACAGATGAAGACTTGTCTGATGTTCATACGTTTTCTGTAGTTTATTCTCCGCCAGATGGCGCTGTTTATTTCGGCGTCGACAAATCAA CTGGATTAATAACATCTTTAGTTGATATTGATTACGAAACGATTCCATTCAAGTCCTTTTTACTGGTAGTAACCGGCTCGGATTCTCTGTTGGAAGACACTACGAATATAACATTGAATATACAGAATGTAAACGAGGCTCCCGTGTTTACAAAGAAGTATTACTCACTTACAACTTCAGAAAATAGT gGAGGAACTATTATTCAGAATCCATATTACCAGTATACAGACGTAGATGGTGACACTGTTAAATTTTCCCTTGACTGTGGTGCTGACACGGGCCGATTGGACATTAATTCGTCCTCAGGTCTCCTGTCGTTTTCGGTAGACTATGATCTAGACATGGTCGGCACAGCATCTCAGATAAACTGTAAGGTTTCTATAACTGATGATGAATATACAGATATGGCGTACGTTAATATTACAATAATGGACGATAATGATAATTCGCCCGTGTTTGTAAATAGTGAATACACGTTTTACATACCAGTAACTTCAAGTGTTGGGTCATTTGTCGGACAAGTACATGCAGTTGATAATGATATTGGAAACTATG GAAATGTCCTTTACCATATTGCACTCGAAGATTTCAACTACGGTTTGTTCGATGTAGCCCAAAATGGTTCGATATTTGTCAGCGAAAGTTTGACCCAGTATACTGAGGGTTCTACATTGAATCTTACCATATATGGTGTTGATCCAGGAGGCAGGGAGGATCAAACATTGGTTTATGTTGTATTTCCAACGACTTATGTGGCACCCATTACTTCAGGGGATGGTATCCAGTACTTAACATTCTTCCGATATTCTCCGAACATGGCTTGGTTCGTTCCTCTGATGGTTATTCTTTTTGCCACTTTCTGTGTTGTTGTACATACTATTTACAAATCGAATTGTTCATGTTTGAAAAATAATGAACGGAG caTGCGTAGGAAGAAGCGGAAAAGACCAATGAATTCATTtcaaacatattaa